The proteins below come from a single Streptomyces tubercidicus genomic window:
- a CDS encoding response regulator, with the protein MTIKVLLVDDQALLRSAFRVLVDSEPDMRVVGEASDGAQAYELTRAERPDVVLMDIRMPGVDGLAGTRMISEDPELTDVRVVILTTFEVDDYVVQSLRNGASGFLGKGAEPDEMLSAIRIAAAGEALLSPVATKGLIAKFLAQGGSSADGGPGDRGGERLATLTGREREVLILVAGGLSNDEIAEQLAVSPLTVKTHVNRAMAKLRARDRSQLVVIAYESGLVRPRVQ; encoded by the coding sequence GTGACGATCAAGGTGCTGCTCGTCGATGACCAGGCGCTGCTGCGCAGTGCCTTCCGGGTGCTGGTCGACTCCGAACCCGACATGCGGGTGGTGGGGGAGGCTTCCGACGGGGCCCAGGCGTACGAGCTGACCCGGGCCGAGCGGCCGGATGTGGTGCTGATGGACATCCGGATGCCCGGTGTGGACGGCCTGGCGGGCACCCGCATGATCAGCGAGGACCCGGAGCTGACCGACGTCCGGGTGGTCATCCTGACCACCTTCGAGGTCGACGACTATGTGGTGCAGTCGCTGCGGAACGGCGCCAGCGGCTTCCTCGGCAAGGGCGCGGAACCGGACGAGATGCTGAGCGCGATCCGGATCGCCGCGGCCGGTGAGGCGCTGCTCTCGCCGGTCGCCACCAAGGGCCTGATCGCCAAGTTCCTGGCGCAGGGCGGCAGTTCCGCCGACGGCGGGCCCGGCGACCGGGGCGGTGAGCGGCTGGCGACGCTGACCGGCCGGGAGCGTGAGGTGCTGATCCTGGTGGCCGGCGGGCTGTCCAACGACGAGATCGCCGAGCAGCTCGCGGTCAGCCCGCTCACCGTGAAGACCCATGTGAACCGCGCGATGGCCAAACTGCGCGCCCGCGACCGTTCCCAGCTGGTTGTCATCGCCTACGAGTCCGGACTCGTACGCCCACGGGTGCAGTGA
- a CDS encoding efflux RND transporter permease subunit has protein sequence MTWLSRLSLVQRGLIALMSIVAIAFGAIAIPQLKQQLLPSIELPMVSVVAPYQGASPDVVEKQVIEPLEDGVQGVDGIKSVTSTSSEGSGVIMAQFDYGNDSKSLVADVQQAVNRARAKLPKDVDPQVVSGSTDDIPTVVLAVSSDSKDQQTLADQLNRSVVPDLKNIDGVSQVTVDGVQDRIVAVTPDDKKLAAAGLSAQSLGQALQNGGTSVPAGSFSEDGRSKTVQVGAGFTSVEQIKDLRLAPSAGGGAGAGASAGGDASSGAGASAGGAPSAGGGPSAGGSPGGAVRLGDVATVKEKQATPTSLTRTNGKPSLALNVTMDKDGSAVAISDAVKDKLPTIRQDLGKGTHVTVASDQGPQVSKSIDSLTTEGLLGLAMAVIVILVFLLSLRSTLVTAVSIPLSVVITLIVLWTGDLSLNMLTLGALTIAIGRVVDDSIVVLENIKRHLGYGEERREAILNAVKEVSGAVTSSTLTTVAVFLPIGVVGGMVGALFGSFSVTVTVALLSSLIVSLTVVPVLSYWFLRAPQIPEGSTVDDLRRAAEEKEAKSPLQRFYVPVLRFATRRRLTSLAIAVVVLLGTFAMGPLLKTNFLDQGAQDTLTLKQELKPGTSLGAADKQAKRVEKVLAANDDIADYQVTVGSSGFMAAFGGGTGANQATYQLKLKDSGDSDKVTEELRTDLDKLGKSIGDTSFATGGGFGSQDLSVVVKAGDADVLKTASEQVRKTVAGLDDVTDVQSDLSQSVPRISVKPNAKAAAAGYDQASLGAAVTQAVRGTTSGKAVLGDTERDIVVQSAHPATTEGELKNLTLQTPSGPAKLSSLATVRTVPGPVQMTRIDGARSATITAKPTGDNTGAVSTQLQQKIDALKLPDGATATIGGVSQDQSDAFSSLGLAMLAAIAIVFMLLVATFRSMIQPMILLVSIPFAATGAIGLLVATGTPLGVPAMIGMLMLIGIVVTNAIVLIDLINQYRAQGYGVVEAVIEGGRHRLRPILMTALATIMALLPMALSITGDGGFISQPLAVVVIGGLITSTLLTLLLVPTLYAMIELRKERRAAKKDAKRSGESGPQAEESEHAPEPAGV, from the coding sequence ATGACCTGGCTGTCCCGACTCAGCCTCGTACAACGGGGCCTGATAGCGCTGATGTCGATCGTGGCGATCGCCTTCGGCGCCATCGCGATCCCCCAGCTGAAGCAGCAGCTCCTGCCGTCCATCGAACTTCCCATGGTGTCCGTCGTGGCGCCGTACCAGGGCGCCTCGCCGGATGTCGTCGAGAAGCAGGTCATCGAACCGCTTGAGGACGGCGTCCAGGGCGTCGACGGCATCAAGTCCGTCACCTCCACGTCGAGCGAGGGCTCGGGCGTCATCATGGCCCAGTTCGACTACGGCAACGACTCCAAGAGCCTGGTCGCCGACGTCCAGCAGGCCGTGAACCGCGCCCGCGCGAAGCTGCCCAAGGACGTCGACCCGCAGGTGGTGTCCGGTTCGACCGACGACATCCCCACCGTGGTCCTCGCCGTCTCCTCCGACTCCAAGGACCAGCAGACGCTGGCCGACCAGCTCAACCGCAGCGTCGTGCCGGACCTGAAGAACATCGACGGCGTCAGCCAGGTCACCGTCGACGGCGTCCAGGACCGGATCGTCGCGGTCACCCCCGACGACAAGAAGCTCGCCGCCGCCGGGCTGAGCGCCCAGTCGCTGGGCCAGGCGCTGCAGAACGGCGGGACGTCGGTGCCGGCCGGCTCATTCTCCGAGGACGGCAGGAGCAAGACCGTCCAGGTCGGCGCCGGCTTCACCTCCGTCGAGCAGATCAAGGACCTCAGGCTCGCCCCGTCGGCGGGCGGCGGCGCGGGCGCGGGTGCGTCCGCCGGCGGTGACGCCTCCTCGGGCGCCGGCGCGTCCGCAGGCGGTGCTCCCTCCGCGGGCGGCGGTCCGTCCGCGGGCGGGAGTCCGGGCGGCGCGGTCCGCCTCGGCGATGTCGCCACCGTCAAGGAGAAGCAGGCCACTCCGACGTCCCTGACCCGCACCAACGGCAAGCCCAGCCTCGCCCTGAACGTGACGATGGACAAGGACGGCAGCGCGGTCGCCATCTCCGACGCCGTCAAGGACAAGCTCCCCACGATCCGTCAGGACCTGGGCAAGGGCACCCACGTCACGGTCGCCTCCGACCAGGGCCCGCAGGTCTCCAAGTCGATCGACTCGCTGACCACCGAGGGCCTGCTCGGCCTCGCCATGGCGGTCATCGTCATCCTGGTCTTCCTGCTCAGCCTGCGCTCCACACTGGTGACCGCGGTCTCCATCCCGCTCTCGGTCGTCATCACCCTGATCGTGCTGTGGACCGGTGACCTCTCCCTCAACATGCTCACCCTCGGCGCGCTGACCATCGCGATCGGCCGCGTCGTCGACGACTCCATCGTCGTCCTGGAGAACATCAAGCGGCACCTGGGCTACGGCGAGGAGCGCCGCGAGGCCATCCTCAACGCAGTCAAGGAGGTCTCCGGAGCGGTCACCTCCTCCACCCTCACCACGGTCGCGGTCTTCCTCCCGATCGGCGTGGTCGGCGGCATGGTCGGCGCCCTGTTCGGCTCCTTCTCGGTGACGGTGACCGTCGCCCTGCTCTCCTCCCTGATCGTCTCCCTGACCGTCGTCCCGGTGCTGTCCTACTGGTTCCTGCGGGCCCCGCAGATCCCCGAGGGCAGCACGGTGGACGACCTGCGCCGGGCGGCCGAGGAGAAGGAGGCCAAGAGCCCCCTCCAGCGGTTCTACGTCCCGGTCCTGCGGTTCGCCACCCGCCGCCGGCTCACCAGCCTGGCCATCGCCGTGGTGGTCCTCCTCGGCACCTTCGCCATGGGCCCCCTGCTCAAGACCAACTTCCTCGACCAGGGCGCCCAGGACACCCTCACCCTCAAGCAGGAGCTCAAGCCCGGCACCAGCCTGGGCGCGGCCGACAAGCAGGCCAAGCGGGTCGAGAAGGTGCTCGCGGCCAACGACGACATCGCCGACTACCAGGTCACCGTCGGCTCCTCCGGCTTCATGGCGGCCTTCGGCGGCGGCACCGGCGCCAACCAGGCCACCTACCAGCTCAAGCTGAAGGACTCCGGGGACTCCGACAAGGTCACCGAGGAGCTGCGCACCGACCTCGACAAGCTCGGCAAGTCCATCGGCGACACCAGCTTCGCCACCGGCGGCGGCTTCGGCAGCCAGGACCTGAGCGTGGTCGTCAAGGCCGGTGACGCCGACGTCCTCAAGACGGCCAGCGAGCAGGTCCGCAAGACCGTCGCCGGTCTCGACGACGTCACCGACGTCCAGAGCGACCTCTCGCAGAGCGTGCCCCGGATCTCCGTGAAGCCCAACGCCAAGGCGGCCGCGGCCGGTTACGACCAGGCGTCGCTCGGCGCGGCGGTGACCCAGGCGGTCCGCGGCACCACCAGCGGCAAGGCGGTCCTGGGTGACACCGAGCGGGACATCGTCGTCCAGTCGGCCCACCCGGCCACCACCGAGGGCGAGCTGAAGAACCTGACCCTCCAGACCCCGTCCGGCCCGGCGAAGCTCAGCAGCCTGGCCACCGTGCGGACCGTCCCCGGTCCGGTCCAGATGACCCGGATCGACGGCGCCCGCTCGGCGACCATCACCGCCAAGCCGACCGGCGACAACACCGGCGCGGTCAGCACCCAGCTGCAGCAGAAGATCGACGCGCTGAAGCTGCCCGATGGCGCCACCGCGACGATCGGCGGCGTCTCCCAGGACCAGTCCGACGCGTTCTCCTCGCTCGGCCTGGCGATGCTGGCGGCCATCGCCATCGTCTTCATGCTCCTGGTGGCCACCTTCCGCTCGATGATCCAGCCGATGATCCTGCTCGTCTCGATCCCCTTCGCGGCGACCGGCGCGATCGGCCTGCTGGTCGCCACCGGCACCCCACTGGGCGTCCCGGCGATGATCGGCATGCTGATGCTGATCGGCATCGTGGTCACCAACGCCATCGTGCTGATCGACCTGATCAACCAGTACCGCGCGCAGGGTTACGGCGTCGTCGAAGCGGTCATCGAGGGCGGCCGCCACCGTCTCCGCCCGATCCTCATGACCGCCCTGGCCACGATCATGGCGCTGCTCCCGATGGCCCTGTCCATCACCGGCGACGGCGGCTTCATATCCCAGCCGCTCGCCGTGGTCGTGATCGGCGGTCTGATCACCTCCACCCTCCTCACCCTTCTCCTCGTCCCGACGCTCTACGCGATGATCGAGCTCCGCAAGGAGCGCCGGGCGGCGAAGAAGGACGCGAAGCGGTCCGGCGAATCCGGCCCGCAGGCCGAGGAGTCCGAGCACGCACCGGAACCGGCAGGCGTCTGA